The region GCATCCGTGTGAATTAGCTTTTTCTCCTAATTCTTCTGCTTCAGATTTAATAAATTCCCCATTCCGGTCCGTTGGAACCGTATGGAAAAGATAAATTCCATGATCTTTAAAAGAAACATAATACTTCGCACCTTCCTTTGACTGACTGCTATAAAAAAAAGCCCCTCGCTCCGTCTGGATTTTAAAATGCCCAGTAGGTGTAGGACTTGCAGGTGAGCCCGTGGAGGCACGCATAGTATATAATTTTTTAGAACCATCCATGAAAAAAACCCTTTGTTGAGCAGTCGATACTTTGATCGATAGATCAGGATACTTGTTTACTTTCGGGTATGGTTTGTTTTCCGAAGGCGCCTTCCAGTCAACTTTTTTAGTCTGAATGGCGGCTTTTTTGCTTTGCTTTTTTTGAGGCGCTTTTTTCTTAGGTGCTGTTGAACTTTGCTCATCGCCGGCTAAGGAACTTTTACTTTTATTTTTTGGTAATTGTCTCTCTTTTTTCAGCCGCTTAGCATTTTGAGCCTCAATCCGAACTCTGTTTGTATGATATGCTTGAACACCAGTTACGGTTGTAAAAGCAAAAACTAGTAACATTAGTCCCATTAATTTTGTAAATCGACTCACAGTACCACTCCCTACTTGTTTTCATCAAGATGTTCAAATTGGGTGGTAACCCACTCTGTAAACTCATGTGAAATGACTACTTGTTTTTCCAACAATTGATCAACCGATCCCAATTTATCAATTCTTAAATGCGAATTGTTAATTTTCTCAGCCTCAAAAACTGCATAAACATTGAGCTCGTAGTCTTTATCTTGTTCAATCACTTTTTCAAGCTGGGTAGGATAAAGATAAGGTAGATTAATTATATTAGTTTGAATTCGAATAGTTACATCTTTATTAACAGTAATCACGGCCTCAACAATCTGTTGGTCTTCAACCGCATCTTTTAAGTAGTCAAATATTTCGGTAACTCCAGTATTATCCTCTTTTTTCAAAGAAACTTTTGTTATTTTAAAATCCTTACTTAAAAATGTTGATTCCTTAAGTTGTTGAATTATTTCACTTGCAGCAATTTGCATAAAAAAACTCCATTCGTAGTTAATGCTATTAGTTTAACATCATTTAA is a window of Pediococcus claussenii ATCC BAA-344 DNA encoding:
- a CDS encoding L,D-transpeptidase, producing the protein MSRFTKLMGLMLLVFAFTTVTGVQAYHTNRVRIEAQNAKRLKKERQLPKNKSKSSLAGDEQSSTAPKKKAPQKKQSKKAAIQTKKVDWKAPSENKPYPKVNKYPDLSIKVSTAQQRVFFMDGSKKLYTMRASTGSPASPTPTGHFKIQTERGAFFYSSQSKEGAKYYVSFKDHGIYLFHTVPTDRNGEFIKSEAEELGEKANSHGCVRLSVSDAKWLYENIKEGTNVEID